GAGGCAAGCCGATTCATAATTACATCGAGCGCTCCTCCGGCCTCCCCTGCATTGACAAGGTTTACCATAAGCTCGTCAAACACCTTGGGATGTTTTCTCAATGCAGCCGAAAAGCTTTCGCCGGCCTTCACGGATTCACGTACTTCTCTAAGCACCTTTTTAAAGGTTATGTTCTCGGACTGCTCCCTCAGAATGTCGAGAATCTGAACGATGGGAACTCCGGCGTTAATCATGGTGGAAAACTGTCGGGCAAAAATAACCAGATCAACCAGCTTGACCCTAGGAGCCAGAAAGGGCAGATACTCGGAAATGTGCTTTGGAGCGGGTTTAACCTTGGAAATCTTTATACCCTGACGCTCAAGTATTTGCCTGACGGCACCGGGAGAATCGGCTTCCAGCTTGCCCTTTATGGTGAGCCCCTGTCTGTTTATACCCGTCCATATAAACTCGGCCATAGCACTCCCCTGTAAAAACCTGAATTACCTTAGGCTAGTCTCTTGCAGTTGTTCGTATGACTTCCTCAATGGAGGTTATCCCGGCCTTGACTTTATTGATTCCGCTCTGACGAAGCGTTTTCATCCCAAGCCGCATTGCTTCCTTCTTCAACTCGGCGGCGGAAGCCCCTGCCAGGACCAGCTCCTGTATTTCCTCGTACATGGGCATAAGCTCATAAAGAGCAACTCGACCTCTGTACCCGGTATTGTTGCAGGCCTGACATCCTCTGGGCCGATAACAGGTAAAGTTTTCTATTTCACGTTCCGAAACTCCAAGGTCAAGCAGAACATCCGGGGGCACGTCATCGGGCACCTTGCATTGATCGCAGAGTTTTCTTACGAGACGTTGGGCCAGAGCAAGATTCAAGGCCGACGCGATAAGAAAGGGCTCCACTCCCATGTTGATAAGCCTTGTAACGGTACTGGGGGCATCGTTTGTGTGCAGAGTGCTCAGGACAAGGTGACCCGTGAGAGCAGCCTTCACGGCTATTTCTGCCGTCTCCAGGTCTCGAATCTCTCCCACCATGATAATGTCAGGATCCTGCCTCAGGAAGGACCTTAAAGCCGCTGCAAAGGTAAGACCTATGGATTCGTGAACCTGAACCTGATTTATACCGGGGAGGTTGTATTCAACAGGGTCTTCGGCCGTGGAGATATTACGCTCAACCTTGTTAAGCTCCATTAAAGCGCTGTAAAGCGTGGTCGTCTTACCGCTACCCGTCGGCCCCGTCACCAAAACCATGCCGTAGGGCTTGTAAATGGCCTCCCGAAAAATGCTTAACTGATCTTCTTCAAAGCCCAGCTGGGTCATATCGAGCTGCAGATTGGACTTGTCCAGAATTCGAAGAACGATTTTTTCACCAAAAATAGTCGGGAGGCAGGAAACACGAAAATCCACTTCTTTGCCCAGAATCTTGGCCTTTATGCGACCATCCTGAGGAAGCCTTCTCTCGGCTATGTCAAGATTGCTCATAATCTTCACACGGGTCGAAATGGCATGTTTATAACGAACCGGCGGCCTCATGACCTCGTAAAGAATACCGTCAATTCTATACCTCACACGAAGCATTTTTTCGTAGGGCTCTATATGAATGTCGCTGGCCTTTTTTCTGATTGCATCGGTCAGCAGAGAATTTACCAGACGAACAACAGGTGCTTCTGTCGCATCTCCCTCAAGTTCCGCAAGATCGATTTCCTCCGTGTCTTCAATAACACTGAGATCCGCTTCATCGGTGAGCATCTTAAGTGCCGCGTCCAGTTCTGTGCTCACCTCACGACGCTTTTCCAGTATTTCGTTAATGGCGCTCTCGGTAGCAACATGAAACCTGATGGTTTTCTGAGTAAGGAATCTCAGATCATCCGCAGCCATTCTATTGGTGGGATCAGCAGTCGCCACATGAAGAATATTTCCGGTCAGACCGAAAGGCACAACTCCGTGCTTTTCGGCAGATTCCCTCAATATGATCCCCATAACATCTTCGGAAATGTTCAACTTTCTCAGGTCCACCAGAGGAAGCTTCATCTGCCTCGCAAGAGCAACGGCAAGATCTTTTTCATCTATATAACCACGTTTCAGAAGGATTTTTCCCAGCCGTTCCCGGGTACGTCTCTGCTCGTTGAGAGCTTCCTGAAGCTGGTCTTTGGTAATAAAACCACTTTCCACCAAAATCTGACCTATCCTCTGATACGTTGCCGGCTGTGTCATGACTCAAGCCTCTGTTACGTGTATTATTCACATTCTGGATTCTTTTTGAATTTTATAAATTAACATGAGAATTACATCAAGCATGACTTTTCTGAAAACGTTTAGAATACCTTACACACTTAAGTCAAATAGATCTTACCTATCTTCTGTGCCAGCCTGATAACCTCATCGATCAGCTTTTTATCCTCGATGGTCTTCCAGATTACCTTACCGGGCGGCCCGGGAATGACAAAAACCAGTGAATTCCCTACCTTTTTTTTGTCCGCCTGGAAAACGCTCATCATCTTGTCGGGGGAATATTCAGAAGGAAGGCCTGTGGGTAAACCGTAAGCAGACAGGAGATCTTTGAGCATGTTAAGATGTTCTCGGTCCAGGTATCCCAGCTGTCTTCCCAGAATCCCCGCGCAGATTAAACCCATAGCCACAGCATGCCCGTGATTTATCGTATAGTTACTGATGCGTTCAACGGCATGTCCAAAGGTATGACCCAGATTGAGCACCTTTCTGACACCGCCTTCTTTCTCGTCTTCCATAACAATCCCGGCCTTTATCTCAACACATCTGAAAACCACGTGGGCCATCACATCGGCCCTTCGCCTTAGAATATCATCGCTGTTATCGAGCAAAAAACGAACCAAATCGGCATCACCGATCCATGCCGTTTTTATTACCTCCGCCATGCCTTCGCGGAAGTTCTCTTCACTCAGAGTTTGCAGAAAATCGGGGTCTATACCGACCCACAGAGGTTGGTGAAAGGTTCCCAGAAGGTTTTTGCCTTCGGGAAGGTCAACACCCGTCTTCCCACCAACACTACTGTCCACCTGAGCAACAAGGGTTGTCGGAATTTGGACAACCGGGATACCGCGCATGTATATTGACGCCAAAAATCCCACCACATCGCCGGTAACCCCACCTCCCACGGCCACGAGCAGAGAATGTCTGTCAGCACCCCGCCTTACGAGCTCCCTTGCAAGCTCTTCCACGGCAGAAAGCTTTTTATTCTGCTCCGAAGCGTCCCATACTATGCTTTCCGTAGCGGTCAAACACCTGTGGCCCCACAGGCCATGGACAAATCGATCCCAGACACAAAAAACCCGGCGTCCCCGGGAAAGGTCTTTTATAATTCGATCAAGCCGCCTATGCAGCCCACTCTCACACATTACCTCGTACGATCGACTTTCCCCGCCGGAAAGCACAACATTAAGTTTCATTATTTCCCTCGCAACGGCATTTTTCGGAAGATTCTGCAATTTCAAGAGCAGAACATCCACTGCAGTCATCGGGAGAGCATGAACACTGCCCTTTTAACCCTCTGGCTATATGCCTGCAGGCAACAATAAGCGCAAAAAGCACGGTAAAAACTACAACGATCCATTGAAACATTTACCTAACTCCCTCATATATAATCGGCAGGCCCATCAGTTTTCCCAAATCAATGGATACAGATTCCGGTGAGTGGTATCCATTCGGGTTAAACCGAGTTCACGGGCCTTTGATATAACCAGCTCATACTCCTGCCTTCTTAAAGTCCTTGAAAGCTCAGGTATATTGGGGGCCAGATGGAAGGGTCTGTAATGACCCATTACGTTGATGTAGGTTTGCACGGAAAGGTTTTCGGCTATCCACTCGAGCACTTTCAGGCTTTCCTCCACATAACCGGGCAAAACGAGATGCCTTACTATCAGCCCCCTTTTTGCAACCCCCCTCCCGTTCATTTCAAGATCCCCGACCTGCCTGTACATCTCCATAACGGCGACCTTTACAATATCGGGATAATCAGGCGCATGGCTCAATTTTTTTGCCAGTTCCCCATTAAGATATTTTATGTCCGTCAGGTAAATATCCACAATCCCTTCAAGGCTTTTCAGGGCTTCAACGCTTTCATATCCTCCCGTGTTGTACACCACCGGAGGTATTTTTTCCGTTTTTCGAAGCTCTTCCACGGCCCAGCGAATATGAGGGATATAGGCGGTAGGGGTTATAAAGTTAAGGTTTTCGCAGCCCCGTTCCACCAGGCTTTTGAGAATTCCAAGGAAATCCGGATCGGTTAAATCTTCGCCTCGACCGAACCAGCTCATTTCATAGGTCTGACAATACATACAGCGCATAACGCAGTGTGAAAAAAACACGGCTCCGGAACCCGTCTCTCCCACGAGGCAAGCTTCTTCACCAAAATGAAGGAAAGCCCCCGCAATCCTCACATCAGCTCCGGCACCGCATCTCCCTTTTTTCCCTTCTCTTCTGTTAACCTCGCACATCCAGGGACATAGCCTGCAACGAGTATATTCTTCAAACATCTCGGTTATCTTTCGGCCATGAGGAAGAACAGAGCCACGGCGGTTTTTATTCCCTTGAAAAAATCATCGAGATTGAACCTTTCATTGGGCCCGTGTATGCCGTCATCGGGTCTTCCAAACCCCAACAGCAGTATGGGTTTCGACCCCATCAGTTCCGAAAAAAGGCTGACCACAGGGATCGAACCACCCTCACGCATAAAAACCGGGGGCCTGCCAAAAGCAATTTCCAAGGCCCTTGCGGCAATCTGAACCTCTCTGCTCTTCGTATTCACCAAAACGGGGTCGGTTCCTTCCATCGGGGTTACCTTCACACGGACTCCGGGAGGGGTAACCTTCCTTATGTATTGCCCGGTAAGGTCGGTTATTTTTTTGTATCGCTGATTCGGAACAAGGCGCATGCTTATTTTGGCTCCGGCCCTGGACGGAATTACCGTTTTTGCTCCAGGGCCTGAATACCCTCCCCAGATGCCGTTCACGTCCAGAGTGGGTCTCAGAAGCCTGCGCTCAAGGGGATGAAACTCTTTTTCACCACCAAATACACTTATACCCAGATATTCCTTTAACTGCTCCTCATCAAAGGGCAGAGAACGGATCATAGCCCTTTCGGTCTCATCAGGAACCAGCACATCGTCGTAAAACCCTTCTATCATTACACGGTCGTTCTCGTCTTTGAGGTGAGAGAGAATGTCCACCAGGGCCTGGAGAGGATTAACGACGATTCCTCCGTAAACCCCCGAGTGAAGATCTCTTTTTGGCCCCTCAACGTCAATCTGTAGATAGGCAAGGCCTCTAAGGCCATAGGTAATCGCAGGGACGCCCGGCGCTGCCTGACTGCCGTCGGAGATGACCACGGCATCCGATTCCAGGAGTTCATGACGATGGAGCAAAAATTTCCTCAAGTTCGGGCTTCCGATTTCCTCCTCGCCTTCAAAAAGAAATCGCAGATTCACGGGAACCTGCAGACCTGCGCGATTTATAGCATCGAGGGCGGCAACATAACAAAAGAGCTGACCCTTATCATCACTTGCCCCCCGGGCATAAACATACCCGTCCTTTATCACAGGATCGAAGGGATCACTCTGCCATTCTTCCAAGGGATCAGGAGGTTGAACATCGTAATGGCCGTAAATAAGAAGCGTTGGCCCCTTATCTTTAGCCTGAAAGCTTCCACATACGACGGGATGCCCTTCGGTCTCAAGAACCTCACAACCGGCTCCTCGCGCCTTCAGTGCCTTACACAGCCTTTCTGCTGCGTTTTCAATGTACTTTCGACAGGTCGGATTAGCGCTGACACTCGGCAGTCTAAGCAATTCAAGGAGTTCGTGCAGATAGCCATCGCGTTGTTCATCAATTACTTTGAAGACTTCATCAATCTTCTCGGCCATGGGAGTAATGTCTCCTTTCGGATATACCTATTCTCTTTGCATGGTGCACTTTTCGCACAAAAGTCCCTGCACCCTGCCATCAAGAAGTCTTCTCCTGATTTCTCTGTACCTATCTCCATTCCACGCTTCTTCGAGGCTCTGCGTCTTCAGATCTCCAAGAATTGTTGTCTGCTCCCAGTCGTTACAACAAAGAAGCAATTCCCCTCTGACGTTCACATAGGCCTGCTCCATAGGGCGCACACACCACGAAAAAGGCTCCAGAGGTCTGGCACTTACCCCGAGATCGGCAATCTGAGGATTGGCGCGATTGCTCATTGGTCTTATACTTACACGAACCCCTCTTCTTTTCCAGTATTCTCTGATCTTTTCAACATCGGGTTCGATAAGCTTTGTTCGTATCATTGTAACTCTCAATTCCGGTTTTTTCTTCCTTAGCTTTGCCTTAAGTTCCAGAAACCGATCGATATTGTCCAGAACTTTTTCCAGTTTCAAACCAACCATGGTTTTCTCGTATTTTTCTTTTACAATCCCATGGACACTACAGGTAAGAACATCCAGTCCAGAATCCAGAAGATCTCTTGCCACTTCTTCAGTTAAAAGGCTGGCGTTTGTATTTATTTTCGTGTATGTGGGAAACCTCTTCTTTGAAGAAATATAACGAATCCTTTCGCCAATCTCCGGATCAAGAAGAGGCTCGTTCATCAGATAAGGGCTGATTCTCCACATGCGATGGCGAACGCACTCGTCGATAATCGTTCTGTAAAGATCCCAGTCCATTCGCCCTTTAGGCAAAGGTCTTTTGGTCTTACCGTGAGGGCAGAAAATGCAGAAAGCATTACAGCCCGCAACGGTTTGAATTTGTATTACCCTGGGGAAGCTCCAGGCAGGTAATTCCTTTTTAGAGATAAAACGCCAGACTTTGTCCATAAATCCAGCATTATCTTCCGGAATGTAATACCTGAAAGGATGGCCCATGGTATTCCTCCTGTCGTTTTGAGCTTTGATTTTTCATTATATTATATCTTAATTTTTACAAAAAACAGGCCGGCTGCTTTACTTGACACAGGACGGTTGAATTTCTAGAGTAACCTGCGCAATAAATATTGCCTGTGTTGCGGCGATTTAAGCTCCCTGAGGGCTTGAATCGTTATTTTTGTGAGGTTGATCATGTCGGACATAAAAAGAATCAGAAAGATCAGGAACATCGGAATAATAGCCCACATAGATGCGGGCAAAACAACCGTAAGCGAGCGGATTTTATATTACACCGGCCGATCTCATAAGATGGGTGAGGTCCACGACGGAACGACGGTCATGGACTGGATGGATCAGGAGCAGGAAAGAGGCATCACAATAACCTCGGCCGTCACGACCTGTTTCTGGCGTAATCACGAGATACACCTTGTGGATACTCCCGGTCATGTGGATTTCACCGTAGAAGTTGAAAGGTCCTTAAGGGTCCTGGACGGAGCTGTGGCCGTGTTATGTGCCGTCGGAGGAGTTGAGCCTCAATCTGAGACCGTATGGCATCAGGCAGACAAGTATCGGGTACCGAAGATAGCCTTCGTTAACAAAATGGATCGAATTGGCGCCGATTTTCCCGGCGTTATAAGGCAAATGGAAGAGAAACTAAAGGCGGTGCCTTTACCGCTTCAGATGCCTGTTGGAGCCGAACAGGACTTCAGAGGAGTCGTTGATCTTCTGAGAATGCGTCAGGTTGTATGGCTGGAAGAAACCCTTGGTGCGGCCTATGAGTATGTGGACATAGAACCCGAACTCAGGAGTGCTGCAGAAGAGGCCCGGGACGCTCTTGTTGCAAAGGTTGCCGAATTCGATGACACGCTACTGGAAAAGTACCTCGAAGGAGAGTTTATCACCGCCGAGGAACTCATTCCCGTTATTCGTAAGGCTACCCTTGAGCTAAAGCTGGTGCCCGTCCTATGTGGGTCGGCCCTGAAGAATAAGGGTATTCAACCTCTCCTCGATGCAATCGTTGATTTTCTGCCCTCCCCTCTGGATATCCCTCCTGTGGTGGGCGTAAACCCGGAAACGGGAGCAAAAGAAGAGCGCCATGCCAGCAGTAAGGAGCCTCTTGCTGCGTTAGCCTTCAAGATATTCATGGACGAAGGGCGCAAGCTCACCTATGTGAGAATATATTCCGGCACCATGAGCGTGGGTATGGATGTTTACAACGCGTCGAAAAAGACACGGGAAAAATTATCCCGCATCTTTTCCATGCACGCAAATAAACGAGAGCGCAAAGACAAGGCCGAGGCGGGAGATATCGTAGCGCTTATGGGTATGAAGAGCGCTACCACAGGGGATACCTTCTGCGACCCCCGTTTTCCCATCCTTCTGGAACCCATAGACGTTTATGAACCCGTTATATCAATGGCCGTAGAGCCCAGAACCAGGGCAGATCAGGATAAACTAATGGACAGCCTGATGAAAATGTCCGAGGAAGATCCTACCTTCCGCTTTCATGAGGACCCCGATACGGGTCAAATAATTATTCGCGGCATGGGAGAACTCCATCTCGAAGTGCTCTTAACCCGTCTTGAAAGGGATTATCATGTTGGGGTTAGAGCAGGAAAACCACAGGTAGTTTACAGAGAAACGATTCAGGAGGAGGCCAGGGCAGATGCAAGCTTCGACAGAGAAATAGGCGGAACAAGGCATTTTGCAAGGGTAAGCGTAATTGTCAGGCCGAGAGAGCGTGGGAAAGGGAACATTGTTTCAATAGACATTGATCCGGCTAAGGTTACGGAAACATTTCTGCCTGCCTTTGAGCAAGGGGTAGAGGACGCCTTATCTTCCGGAACAATTATGGGGTATCCCGTTACCGACGTGGAAGTAAGCGTTGTCGATGCCGATTTTGACGTACAGCATCCCAGCGAACTTGCCTTCAGGGTAGCGACCACCATGGCCGTCAGGAATGCCTGTGAACTCGGGAAACTGATGCTCCTCGAACCTTACATGACCGTGGAGGTTCTCACCCCTGAAGAATTCCTCGGTGAAGTCATAAGTGATTTAAATACCCGTAAGGGTCGCATCGAAAGCATCACCGCCAGAAAAGCCGTACACGTCGTCACGGCTCTTGCGCCTCTTTCCAAAATGTTCGGGTATTCAACAGATCTGAGGTCGGCCACTCAGGGCAGGGCAACCTTTACCATGCAGTTTTCTCATTACGATACGGCCGTGGATTCGCCAACCTAATTTAAGATATCCTTCCCGGTTTGTTCAAACACTTTCCCGGCGGAGACATAAAGATTAAAATGTAATAAAAACGTGAACCGGCAAGAAGAGGGTAGCTTTGAGACTGAAGAAAGTCATTATAACCCTGACACCCGAAGAAGTTCAGGAAGTGTTGCGTATAGACATGGATGGAGACCCAGAAGAAGCCTTTTCCTTCCTTCGTACGGTTTTGGCGAAAAAGGTCAAGGAAGAATTGAAAACCCATTGAGTGCCCGTTTTTGAGGCCGGGTACGGCCCCGGGCAGAAAGATCGATTTGTTAGCCCGAAATGATGGGCAGGCACGGTAAGCCTGTGCCTGCCCATTGAGTTATCCGTGGAGTTTCAAGCAGAGTTCGGCAACACGCCTTCCCAGCTTCCTGGCATTTTCAGCCGTTTTCTCGTCGGGAGCCCCCACGCAGGCCACGCCGTAATGACCCGTAGCACTCATTGGATCCCCCACAACGATCATTCCGTAAATGAGCATACACTGAATTATGGACATCATCGTCGTTTCCTTTCCGCCCGTGGGATCACCTGATGTGGTGAAGGCGGCGCCAACCTTGTTTTCCATCTTTTTTCGAACCCCGACGAAGTCATCAAAGACTTTCTTGAGTTCTGCAGCCATGCTGCCGAAGTAAACCGGTGAGCCGGCTATAATACCGGCAGCTTCGACAAAATCGTCCTTCGTCACCTCTGAAGTGTTTTTTAAAACCGCATCAACGCCGTTTACCTGACGAACTCCCTCCGCCACATACTCTGCAAGCTTTTTCGTGTTTCCTCCCCGAGAATAATACAAAACAAGAACCTTCATCGCTCACCTTCCCTCCTGCATCTAAGTTGATCCCATCTCATTCGATCCTGATGCATCCACTGTCCAAAAAGTTTACCACGGGATATAAGACTTTCAAGGCGGCGTCTGGCAAAATCCGGAATCGGCGTGGGTTCTGCAAAAGCCCATCGAGATCCCGGAAGAGGCATAAAAGCATGAGCATGAATGCGAGCCCCTTTTTGAGCAAGCCTTTCTGCCGGATCAAGGCTATGGTTGACATCTTCCAGGGTTTCTCCTGGAAGGCCAAAAATAAAATCGACGGCAGGCTCAAAGCCCTTTTCAACGAGGAGCTCAACGGCCTTCACGACCTCATCAACACCATGCCCACGCCTCATCGCCCGAAGCATACGCAGGCTTCCGCTCTGGGCTCCCACAACTATCGTCCTGTTATTGCAGAATTCTTTAAGGATTTCGACCGTCTCCTCGGTCACGAACTCGGGTCGTACTTCCGACGGGAAACTGCCGAAAAATATCCTGCCCTGAGAAGGCAGAATTCTCCGAATTGACGCCAGCATCTCGTAGAGGGCGTTGACGTCGGGTCGACGTCCGTCAGAAGAGCCATAGGCCAGAGCGTTAGGCGATATCATTCTCACATCGGTTCTTCCGTGGGCAACCATGACCCGTACGGCTTCGGAAATTACTTCCCCGGTCCTGTGCCTTATCCGGGTTCCTTTTATAACCGGAGTTTCACAATAGGCACACCTGAAAGGGCATCCCCGGGTTATTTCAATGGGTCCAAAGCGGTAAGGCTTCCTGGGAAAGGGAAGGGAATCTTCCCATGGGTAGTTATCTGCGATCCTTCCTTTTTTTAATTTACCCTGGTCGTAGAAAAAAATCGAGGAAGACAAATTGCAGGAGCCGTTAAAAGCAAAATCAAGGAATGATACTACGGCACCTTCTCCCTCACCGGCGCATACGAAATCGGCTCCTTCCTTGAGAACCGACTTAACAGAACCCGTGGGGTGAGGCCCACCGCAAAAGATGATGCAAGGCCCTCTCCAGGGCATGCTCCTTACCCTTTTCCATTCTGCCCTGATGTCCGACCACTCGCAACTCATGAAAGAGTAAACCAGAACCACCGGTCCCGTAAGGCCCTCTGCGAGCTCTGAAGCATGTTCGAAAAACTTCTGTTTATTCAAGAACAGAAGGCCGACCCACCCCGAAGAAATGAGGGGGTGATCTTCTATTGCGGAAGCCAGAGCATTGATGCTGTAACGGTTATATTTCGATAATCGGAAAATGATAGCCCCTTTCCGGGCAGTGCTTCCTTCAGGAATTGCAAAGCTTAACATTTCACCTTTACCGTCCGATCAAATTTGTTTCATAAAACCATGGCAATTACTATTGTTATGCATCAAGCTATGTCTTTTCAACACGACCCGGTTTTAGTATATGGCGCTATTTGTTGAGAATATAATTGTGAGAGAGGAAAAAACCGATGCTAACAATGTTCGTGGTGGCCACGGTTTTCGGAATCCTAGGCCTCGTCTGGGGTGCCGATAAATTCATCGATGGAGCACTTCAACTTTCCCGAGCTCTGAAAATATCGCCCCTTGTGGTTGGTCTTACCGTGGTATCATTCGGCACATCCCTTCCCGAACTGATAACAACGGTCATAGCGAATCTTACAGGGCACCCTGACGTTGCGGTAGGAAACGTGATCGGAAGTAACATAGCAAACGTGTGTCTTATCCTGGGTACGGCGGCGCTTTTCAGACCGCTACTCGTAAGCCAGACCACAATGAAAAGAGAATATCTCTTTCTTGTGGTCATATCGTTGCTTTTCTGGTTTATGAGCTACAACGATCGGCTAAGCAGGACAGAGGGGGCTGTTTTGTTTTTAACCCTGATCGGATACCTGATATGGATGGTTAAACACCCTTCAAATTCGGAAGTTGCTGCGATTCTGCTTAAAGAAGCCGATCAATTGAGCACCTCTGAAGCCGGTACAGACCGTGAGTCCAATCTCAAATTGGCTTTTAATCTTGTGGCCGGACTTCTGGTTTTAACCCTGGCAAGCCGTTCTCTGGTCTGGGGAGGAGTCGGTATCGCCAGGTGGATTAACGTACCGGAGCTGATCATAGGACTTTCCCTGGTCGCTCTCGGTACAAGCCTTCCAGAGCTTGCGGCATCTATTGCGGGAGCGATAAAGAAAAGCGACGACATTGCTGTGGGAAACGTGGTTGGTTCAAATATCTTTAACATTCTTGGAATCATCGGAATATCTTCTCTTGTAAACCCTCTGCAGGTCTCTCAGACCGCCGTTAGCAGAGACTTCCCTATAATGCTTTTTACGACTCTTTTGCTGTGGCCTCTTGCCAGGCCAAAAGGACCGGAGGCCGGTCGTATATCCAGGCCGGAAGCAATGATTCTTCTGGGGGGTTATTTTGCGTACATACTGTTCATGTTTCTCAAAAGGTGAGGAAGATAAACGATGCTTACCGACTTTCTCAATACGGTGAATTTCGTTCTATTTCTGTCTCTGGTGAACCTGTCACCGCCACTTCTCGCATTTTTTTTCGGCTCCAAATACGATGCTCCTCTTGATGGGGGTAGAAAATTCTGGGACGGCAGGCCCCTGCTCGGCCCTCATAAAACCATTCGTGGGGTTCTCGGCGGAGTTGTAACAGGTGTTTTTATCTCTCCCTTCTTCGGCTGGGGAATTCTGGAAGGAACTGCACTTGCCATCCTTTCCATGCTGGGAGATCTCATAACAAGTTTTATCAAGCGCCGTGCAAATCTTCCGAGCGGGAGTGTGGTTATCGGGGGAGATCAATTTCTAGAATGCGTCATGCCGGCACTTTTCTGGAAGTATAAAATGAACATCTCCTTGTTTTACTTCGTAATTGCCGTAACGGCCTTTAGCTCAATCGCCTATGCCGGTTCAATCTTCTTCAAAAAAGTCCTCCTGAGCCCCCCGTGTAATCCCTATCCCAGACCTCTGCACCCTCGCCTGCGCTTCCGGGAATGGAAATCCTGCCAGATAAGAAAGCGCCCCTGGACGGATGTATTCCATTTCGAAGACGCCCTCTACTACCATACGCTGCTATACATGATTCTCAGAATCCTCGGTATTTACGAAATCGGCGTAAGAAACGCTCTTAGTATAAATACAAACCGTGTCTCATTCTTTTTCCCCGATCTTCCGGTGGCTTTTGACGGCTATCGGATTCTCTTTATGACGGATCTGCACCTCGACGGCCATCCCCGGATCACCGATAACTTACGGAAAAGCATAGAAAAAATTGACCACGTTGACCTGTGCGTTCTTGGAGGAGACTACAGGTTTGAGACCGTCGGTGACTTTGCGCCGGCGGTTGGTTACCTGAAGAGTCTCCTTCCGCTGCTTACCGCCAAGGCGCGAGATGGGGTGATTGCCGTCTTGGGTAACCATGATTGCATTGAAATTGAGGAGGCTTTTCGAAATAGAGGCCTGAAATTTCTGGTAAACGACCACGTTATTATCAAACGGGGTAATGAAGCATTGTGCTTTGCGGGTGTTGACGATCCTCATTACTATCGCTGTGCCGATGTAGGCAAAGCGCTCCGGGGCACGGGAAGAGACCTGTTCACGGTGCTCATATCCCATTCCCCGGAAGTCTATAAAGAAGCCCACCGTTTCGGAGTAAATCTATATCTCTGCGGACACACGCATGCCGGTCAGTTCAGCCTTCCCAGGGTGGGACCGGTATTCACTCACAGCCGAACTGGACGGCGC
This Thermodesulforhabdus norvegica DNA region includes the following protein-coding sequences:
- the fusA gene encoding elongation factor G, producing the protein MSDIKRIRKIRNIGIIAHIDAGKTTVSERILYYTGRSHKMGEVHDGTTVMDWMDQEQERGITITSAVTTCFWRNHEIHLVDTPGHVDFTVEVERSLRVLDGAVAVLCAVGGVEPQSETVWHQADKYRVPKIAFVNKMDRIGADFPGVIRQMEEKLKAVPLPLQMPVGAEQDFRGVVDLLRMRQVVWLEETLGAAYEYVDIEPELRSAAEEARDALVAKVAEFDDTLLEKYLEGEFITAEELIPVIRKATLELKLVPVLCGSALKNKGIQPLLDAIVDFLPSPLDIPPVVGVNPETGAKEERHASSKEPLAALAFKIFMDEGRKLTYVRIYSGTMSVGMDVYNASKKTREKLSRIFSMHANKRERKDKAEAGDIVALMGMKSATTGDTFCDPRFPILLEPIDVYEPVISMAVEPRTRADQDKLMDSLMKMSEEDPTFRFHEDPDTGQIIIRGMGELHLEVLLTRLERDYHVGVRAGKPQVVYRETIQEEARADASFDREIGGTRHFARVSVIVRPRERGKGNIVSIDIDPAKVTETFLPAFEQGVEDALSSGTIMGYPVTDVEVSVVDADFDVQHPSELAFRVATTMAVRNACELGKLMLLEPYMTVEVLTPEEFLGEVISDLNTRKGRIESITARKAVHVVTALAPLSKMFGYSTDLRSATQGRATFTMQFSHYDTAVDSPT
- a CDS encoding flavodoxin family protein, with the protein product MKVLVLYYSRGGNTKKLAEYVAEGVRQVNGVDAVLKNTSEVTKDDFVEAAGIIAGSPVYFGSMAAELKKVFDDFVGVRKKMENKVGAAFTTSGDPTGGKETTMMSIIQCMLIYGMIVVGDPMSATGHYGVACVGAPDEKTAENARKLGRRVAELCLKLHG
- a CDS encoding TIGR04013 family B12-binding domain/radical SAM domain-containing protein gives rise to the protein MLSFAIPEGSTARKGAIIFRLSKYNRYSINALASAIEDHPLISSGWVGLLFLNKQKFFEHASELAEGLTGPVVLVYSFMSCEWSDIRAEWKRVRSMPWRGPCIIFCGGPHPTGSVKSVLKEGADFVCAGEGEGAVVSFLDFAFNGSCNLSSSIFFYDQGKLKKGRIADNYPWEDSLPFPRKPYRFGPIEITRGCPFRCAYCETPVIKGTRIRHRTGEVISEAVRVMVAHGRTDVRMISPNALAYGSSDGRRPDVNALYEMLASIRRILPSQGRIFFGSFPSEVRPEFVTEETVEILKEFCNNRTIVVGAQSGSLRMLRAMRRGHGVDEVVKAVELLVEKGFEPAVDFIFGLPGETLEDVNHSLDPAERLAQKGARIHAHAFMPLPGSRWAFAEPTPIPDFARRRLESLISRGKLFGQWMHQDRMRWDQLRCRREGER
- a CDS encoding calcium/sodium antiporter, with the protein product MLTMFVVATVFGILGLVWGADKFIDGALQLSRALKISPLVVGLTVVSFGTSLPELITTVIANLTGHPDVAVGNVIGSNIANVCLILGTAALFRPLLVSQTTMKREYLFLVVISLLFWFMSYNDRLSRTEGAVLFLTLIGYLIWMVKHPSNSEVAAILLKEADQLSTSEAGTDRESNLKLAFNLVAGLLVLTLASRSLVWGGVGIARWINVPELIIGLSLVALGTSLPELAASIAGAIKKSDDIAVGNVVGSNIFNILGIIGISSLVNPLQVSQTAVSRDFPIMLFTTLLLWPLARPKGPEAGRISRPEAMILLGGYFAYILFMFLKR
- a CDS encoding CDP-archaeol synthase, yielding MLTDFLNTVNFVLFLSLVNLSPPLLAFFFGSKYDAPLDGGRKFWDGRPLLGPHKTIRGVLGGVVTGVFISPFFGWGILEGTALAILSMLGDLITSFIKRRANLPSGSVVIGGDQFLECVMPALFWKYKMNISLFYFVIAVTAFSSIAYAGSIFFKKVLLSPPCNPYPRPLHPRLRFREWKSCQIRKRPWTDVFHFEDALYYHTLLYMILRILGIYEIGVRNALSINTNRVSFFFPDLPVAFDGYRILFMTDLHLDGHPRITDNLRKSIEKIDHVDLCVLGGDYRFETVGDFAPAVGYLKSLLPLLTAKARDGVIAVLGNHDCIEIEEAFRNRGLKFLVNDHVIIKRGNEALCFAGVDDPHYYRCADVGKALRGTGRDLFTVLISHSPEVYKEAHRFGVNLYLCGHTHAGQFSLPRVGPVFTHSRTGRRFHYGKWQYGGMQGYTSSGVGASGLFARYGTRGEIVIITLRCLDRERISPEALRTPAGGK